One window of the Triticum dicoccoides isolate Atlit2015 ecotype Zavitan chromosome 3B, WEW_v2.0, whole genome shotgun sequence genome contains the following:
- the LOC119282537 gene encoding NADH-ubiquinone oxidoreductase chain 2-like, translating into MWAPDIYEGSPTSVTAFLSIAPKISISANMSCVSIVASYGGTLQKIFFFCSIASMILGALAAMAQMKVKRPLAHSSIGHVGYIRTGFSCGTIEGIQSLLIGIFIYASMMIDAFAIVPTLRQTRVKYIADLGALAKTNPISAMTFSITMFSYAGIPPLAGFCSKFYLFFAALGYGAYFLAAVGVVTSVIGHWAAGRLP; encoded by the coding sequence ATGTGGGCACCTGATATCTATGAGGGTTCACCCACCTCGGTGACAGCATTCCTTTCTATTGCGCCTAAAATCTCTATTTCTGCAAATATGTcatgtgtttctattgttgcttccTATGGGGGTACATTACAAAAAATCTTCTTTTTCTGCAGCATTGCTTCTATGATCTTAGGAGCACTGGCCGCCATGGCCCAAATGAAAGTCAAAAGACCTCTAGCTCATAGTTCAATTGGACATGTAGGTTATATTCGTACTGGTTTCTCATGTGGAACCATAGAAGGAATTCAATCACTACTAATTGGTATATTTATTTATGCATCAATGATGATAGATGCATTCGCCATAGTTCCAACATTACGGCAAACCCGTGTCAAATATATAGCGGATTTGGGCGCTCTAGCCAAAACGAATCCTATTTCGGCTATGACCTTCTCCATTACAATGTTCTCATACGCGGGAATACCCCCGTTAGCCGGCTTTTGTAGCAAATTCTATTTGTTCTTTGCCGCTTTGGGTTATGGGGCTTACTTCCTAGCCGCAGTGGGAGTAGTGACTAGCGTTATAGGTCATTGGGCGGCCGGAAGGTTGCCATGA